Proteins co-encoded in one Marinomonas sp. IMCC 4694 genomic window:
- a CDS encoding TatD family hydrolase, producing MIDIGVNINHSFFLNDLSVVLSEMKETGVTGMICIASDLEESQTIHALSQQHLGLWHTVGCHPHQAKTWTNDSKALCEALIQAQRPVAMGETGLDFNRNYSTPNEQRAAFHAQIELATQCQLPLYLHERDAHQEMIATLKQHPDLAQKSVIHCFTGSRAELDEYLALGLCIGITGWVCDERRGAELQAAIPHIPLDRLLLETDAPYLLPRTIRPRPKKNHPKYLPYVAEEVARLKNIDMRALIEATRANTARVFQIPL from the coding sequence AATGACCTAAGCGTGGTCTTGTCAGAGATGAAAGAAACCGGCGTTACCGGCATGATATGTATCGCTTCGGACCTAGAAGAAAGCCAGACAATACACGCTTTAAGTCAGCAGCATTTAGGGCTATGGCACACAGTAGGTTGTCATCCTCATCAAGCGAAAACATGGACAAATGACAGCAAAGCGCTCTGTGAGGCTCTTATCCAAGCCCAGCGCCCCGTAGCAATGGGTGAAACGGGCTTAGACTTTAACCGTAACTACTCAACACCAAACGAGCAAAGAGCCGCTTTTCACGCTCAAATCGAACTGGCTACGCAGTGTCAATTACCCTTATATTTGCATGAAAGAGACGCCCATCAAGAAATGATCGCAACGCTCAAACAGCACCCAGACTTGGCTCAAAAGTCGGTAATTCACTGTTTTACGGGCAGTCGAGCAGAATTAGACGAGTATTTGGCATTAGGTTTGTGCATTGGCATTACAGGCTGGGTGTGCGATGAACGCCGTGGCGCTGAGTTACAAGCTGCGATTCCTCATATCCCCCTAGATCGCTTGTTATTAGAAACCGACGCCCCCTACTTGCTGCCACGCACTATTCGGCCTCGCCCCAAAAAAAATCATCCTAAATACTTGCCTTACGTTGCCGAAGAAGTGGCTCGACTAAAGAACATAGACATGAGGGCATTAATTGAAGCAACGCGAGCCAATACCGCGCGCGTTTTTCAAATTCCACTTTAA